A window of the Phycicoccus sp. M110.8 genome harbors these coding sequences:
- the msrA gene encoding peptide-methionine (S)-S-oxide reductase MsrA: MPTAEEALQGRPTRPFSIAPEHLVLHTPVEGPWPEGTEVLYVAMGCFWGAERIFWQQPGVVTTAAGYMGGFTPNPTYEETCTGRTGHAETVLVAYDPEQTSPELLLKEFWENHDPTTANRQGNDIGTAYRSAIYWTTEGQRIAAEATRESFQKVLTEHGYGAITTEIRSADDAGPFYYAEDYHQQYLFKNPGGYCNHGFKGMTCPVGIVKQDQLPSQESVLRTNDSGA; encoded by the coding sequence ATGCCCACCGCCGAGGAGGCCCTGCAGGGCCGTCCCACCCGGCCGTTCTCGATCGCACCGGAGCACCTGGTGCTGCACACCCCCGTCGAGGGTCCCTGGCCCGAGGGCACCGAGGTGCTCTACGTCGCCATGGGGTGCTTCTGGGGGGCCGAGCGCATCTTCTGGCAGCAGCCGGGTGTCGTCACGACCGCGGCCGGTTACATGGGCGGGTTCACGCCGAACCCGACCTACGAGGAGACCTGCACGGGTCGCACCGGCCACGCCGAGACCGTCCTCGTGGCCTACGACCCCGAGCAGACCTCGCCCGAGCTGCTGCTCAAGGAGTTCTGGGAGAACCACGACCCCACGACTGCGAACCGGCAGGGCAACGACATCGGCACGGCATACCGGTCGGCCATCTACTGGACCACCGAGGGCCAGCGCATCGCGGCGGAGGCCACGAGGGAGTCGTTCCAGAAGGTGCTGACCGAGCACGGGTACGGCGCCATCACGACCGAGATCCGCTCGGCCGACGACGCGGGGCCGTTCTACTACGCCGAGGACTACCACCAGCAGTACCTCTTCAAGAACCCCGGCGGCTACTGCAACCACGGGTTCAAGGGCATGACCTGCCCCGTGGGCATCGTCAAGCAGGACCAGCTGCCCTCGCAGGAGAGCGTGCTGCGCACCAACGACTCGGGCGCCTGA
- a CDS encoding lamin tail domain-containing protein yields MRRTAVSLALSAAVAVGVGLAVPSAASATTPPIRIVKIQYDSPGADRGGNSSLNAEYVVLKNTTRTNRSLTGWTLRDKQGYTYRFPTFTLKAGASVTIHTGKGSATASHRYYNRSWYVWNNTGDTAYLRDSRGVLRDSWAFNDATPSAYYVTRR; encoded by the coding sequence ATGCGCCGCACCGCTGTCTCCCTCGCCCTGTCCGCCGCCGTCGCCGTGGGGGTCGGCCTCGCCGTGCCGTCCGCCGCCTCGGCCACGACCCCGCCGATCCGGATCGTCAAGATCCAGTACGACTCGCCCGGCGCCGACCGCGGAGGCAACAGCAGCCTCAACGCCGAGTACGTCGTCCTCAAGAACACGACCCGGACCAACCGGTCGCTGACCGGCTGGACCCTCCGCGACAAGCAGGGCTACACGTACCGGTTCCCGACGTTCACGCTCAAGGCCGGCGCCTCCGTCACCATCCACACCGGCAAGGGCTCGGCCACGGCGTCGCACCGGTACTACAACCGCTCCTGGTACGTCTGGAACAACACCGGCGACACGGCATACCTGCGCGACTCCAGGGGCGTGCTCCGCGACAGCTGGGCGTTCAATGACGCCACTCCCTCGGCGTACTACGTCACCCGACGCTGA
- a CDS encoding ABC transporter substrate-binding protein — protein sequence MRIVSLLPSTTEILFAIGAGDDVVGVTFECDTPAQARERRIVSTTAIPEGLSSAQIDAFVTRAMAAGEDLYHLDAGALADLDADLVVTQDLCAVCAVDVSKVDDALAHLGCTAEVLTIDPHSLEEVLGSVLTLGAATGHEDEAASLVAGLRERLYAVERRVRDRPRPRALVLEWTDPPFAPGHWVPEMVEAAGAVSALGSAREKSVRVTWDDVRASAPEVIVCAPCGYDLEGSAALARAALDAGELPDGIPVWAVDANASFARPGPRLVDGVEALASVLHPDAAQPPRPDMARRLR from the coding sequence GTGCGGATCGTCTCCCTGCTGCCCTCGACCACCGAGATCCTGTTCGCGATCGGCGCGGGCGACGACGTCGTCGGCGTGACGTTCGAGTGCGACACCCCGGCGCAGGCCCGCGAGCGCCGGATCGTGTCGACGACGGCGATCCCCGAGGGCCTGTCGTCGGCCCAGATCGACGCGTTCGTCACCCGCGCGATGGCCGCCGGCGAGGACCTCTACCACCTCGACGCGGGCGCCCTGGCCGACCTCGACGCCGACCTCGTGGTGACCCAGGACCTGTGCGCAGTCTGCGCCGTCGACGTCTCCAAGGTGGACGACGCCCTCGCGCACCTCGGCTGCACCGCCGAGGTCCTCACCATCGACCCGCACAGCCTCGAGGAGGTGCTCGGCTCCGTCCTCACCCTCGGCGCCGCAACCGGTCACGAAGACGAGGCCGCCTCCCTCGTGGCCGGGCTGCGCGAGCGCCTGTATGCCGTGGAGCGGCGCGTGCGCGACCGTCCCCGCCCGCGGGCGCTGGTGCTGGAGTGGACCGACCCGCCGTTCGCCCCGGGCCACTGGGTGCCGGAGATGGTCGAGGCCGCCGGCGCGGTGAGCGCGCTCGGGTCGGCCCGGGAGAAGTCGGTCCGCGTGACGTGGGACGACGTGCGCGCGAGCGCGCCCGAGGTCATCGTCTGCGCACCGTGCGGCTACGACCTGGAGGGGTCCGCTGCCCTCGCCCGCGCGGCGCTCGACGCCGGCGAGCTGCCGGACGGCATACCGGTGTGGGCGGTGGACGCGAACGCGTCGTTCGCCCGCCCCGGGCCCCGGCTCGTCGACGGCGTCGAGGCGCTGGCCTCGGTCCTGCACCCGGACGCGGCGCAGCCGCCGCGCCCGGACATGGCGCGACGGCTGCGGTAG
- a CDS encoding GNAT family N-acetyltransferase translates to MIREMTAQDVPAFLPTFHAVVDDGETYAYPQGLDEDAVRGLWLEQPPGRTVVAVDDDGTLLGSAKMGPNRPGRGSHVGTASFMVAEAARGRGVGRALAAEVLAWHRREGYAGIQFNAVVETNTAAVRLWQDLGFEVLTTVPGAFQSRRHGRVGLHVMYLPLG, encoded by the coding sequence ATGATCCGCGAGATGACGGCGCAGGACGTACCGGCGTTCCTGCCCACCTTCCACGCGGTCGTCGACGACGGCGAGACGTACGCCTACCCGCAGGGCCTGGACGAGGACGCGGTGCGCGGGCTCTGGCTCGAGCAGCCGCCCGGCCGCACGGTGGTCGCCGTGGACGACGACGGCACCCTGCTCGGCAGCGCGAAGATGGGGCCCAACCGGCCGGGTCGCGGCTCGCACGTCGGGACGGCGAGCTTCATGGTGGCCGAGGCCGCGCGCGGTCGGGGGGTCGGGCGCGCGCTCGCCGCGGAGGTGCTGGCGTGGCACCGGCGCGAGGGCTACGCGGGCATCCAGTTCAACGCGGTCGTCGAGACGAACACCGCGGCCGTGCGGCTGTGGCAGGACCTCGGGTTCGAGGTGCTCACGACCGTCCCAGGAGCCTTCCAATCCAGGCGGCACGGCCGCGTCGGCCTGCACGTGATGTACCTGCCCCTGGGCTGA
- a CDS encoding GNAT family N-acetyltransferase gives MTGIVEIRPDGPEESFQAWCDVLYASAVHDLGELHSARTPEERRVLLRDPARRTVALAVHDDAGRLVGAASLAMPLHDNLRLGVLVLAVHPDHRGRGHGRALLRQAEEVQRDAGRDLLVAETVWVAGSEDVHGGFARRFGYAPAQTNLRSSLQLPLDRDRLATVLADHDGDGYVLRTALGGIPDEWVAARALLGRRMSTDVPLGDLQLEEEDWDEERVRQDYARIAAAGRTAVDTFAFAADGSVAGYTQTTVTSDPSVVYQQDTLVLREHRGHRLGLRMKAANTLALVEHLPGPASVRTWNAEENAPMLAVNRELGYAEDAAMREWQKELR, from the coding sequence ATGACCGGAATCGTCGAGATCCGACCCGACGGCCCGGAGGAGAGCTTCCAGGCGTGGTGCGACGTGCTGTACGCGTCCGCGGTGCACGACCTCGGGGAGCTGCACTCCGCCCGCACCCCTGAGGAGCGGCGCGTCCTGCTGCGAGACCCCGCACGACGCACGGTCGCGCTCGCCGTCCACGACGACGCCGGACGGCTGGTGGGGGCTGCCTCGCTCGCCATGCCGCTGCACGACAACCTCCGGCTGGGTGTCCTCGTGCTGGCCGTCCACCCCGACCACCGTGGCCGCGGTCACGGCCGGGCCCTGCTGCGACAGGCAGAGGAGGTGCAGCGCGACGCCGGCCGAGACCTGCTCGTCGCGGAGACGGTGTGGGTGGCCGGCTCAGAAGACGTCCACGGCGGCTTCGCCCGCCGGTTCGGGTACGCACCTGCCCAGACGAACCTGCGCAGCTCGCTGCAGCTGCCCCTCGACCGGGACCGCCTCGCCACCGTCCTGGCCGACCACGACGGTGACGGCTACGTCCTCCGGACGGCGCTCGGCGGCATACCGGACGAGTGGGTCGCTGCGCGCGCCCTCCTCGGTCGCCGCATGAGCACCGACGTCCCGCTCGGCGACCTCCAGCTCGAGGAGGAGGACTGGGACGAGGAGCGGGTCCGCCAGGACTACGCCCGCATCGCGGCGGCGGGTCGCACGGCGGTCGACACGTTCGCCTTCGCCGCCGACGGCTCGGTCGCCGGCTACACCCAGACCACGGTCACCAGCGACCCGTCCGTCGTCTACCAGCAGGACACGCTCGTCCTGCGCGAGCACCGCGGCCACCGGCTCGGCCTGCGGATGAAGGCCGCCAACACGCTCGCCCTCGTGGAGCACCTGCCCGGCCCAGCGAGCGTGCGCACGTGGAACGCCGAGGAGAACGCACCGATGCTCGCCGTCAACCGCGAGCTCGGGTATGCCGAGGACGCGGCGATGCGCGAGTGGCAGAAGGAGCTGCGGTGA
- a CDS encoding cystathionine beta-synthase, with product MKYAEHIADLVGNTPLVKLNTVTEDAGVACTVLAKVEYMNPGGSVKDRIALKMVEAAEESGELKPGGTIVEPTSGNTGVGLALVAQRRGYKCVFVCPDKVSQDKRDVLKAYGAEVVVCPTAVAPDHPDSYYSVSDRLVREIEGAWKPNQYANQNGPASHYESTGPEIWADTDGKVTHFVAGVGTGGTITGTGRYLRDVSADREGGRVRIIGADPEGSVYSGGSGRPYLVEGVGEDFWPSAYDPAVVDEVIAVSDADSFAMTRRLAKEEGLLVGGSCGMAVVAALRAAKDLPADAVVVVLLPDSGRGYMSKIFNDEWMSSYGFMHSQTETTVGEVLHKKAGDLPALVHTHPTETVRDAIEILHEYSVSQMPVVKAEPPVMAGEVAGSVSERALLEALFNGTAHLTDPVEKHMEQSLPLVGAGEPVSAARAELEKHDAIMVVEDGKPVGVLTRADLLIALVD from the coding sequence GTGAAGTACGCAGAGCACATCGCCGACCTGGTCGGGAACACGCCCCTCGTCAAGCTCAACACGGTCACCGAGGACGCGGGTGTGGCTTGCACCGTCCTCGCCAAGGTGGAGTACATGAACCCGGGCGGCTCGGTGAAGGACCGCATCGCCCTGAAGATGGTCGAGGCCGCGGAGGAGTCCGGGGAGCTCAAGCCCGGTGGCACCATCGTCGAGCCGACCTCCGGCAACACCGGCGTGGGCCTGGCCCTGGTCGCCCAGCGGCGCGGGTACAAGTGCGTGTTCGTCTGCCCCGACAAGGTGAGCCAGGACAAGCGCGACGTGCTCAAGGCGTACGGCGCCGAGGTCGTCGTCTGCCCGACCGCGGTCGCCCCCGACCACCCCGACTCCTACTACTCCGTCTCCGACCGGCTGGTCCGCGAGATCGAGGGCGCCTGGAAGCCGAACCAGTACGCGAACCAGAACGGCCCGGCCTCGCACTACGAGTCGACCGGCCCGGAGATCTGGGCCGACACCGACGGGAAGGTCACGCACTTCGTCGCGGGGGTCGGCACCGGCGGCACCATCACCGGCACCGGTCGCTACCTGCGCGACGTCTCGGCCGACCGCGAGGGCGGCCGGGTCCGCATCATCGGCGCCGACCCCGAGGGCTCGGTCTACTCCGGCGGCTCCGGCCGCCCCTACCTCGTCGAGGGCGTCGGCGAGGACTTCTGGCCGAGCGCCTACGACCCCGCCGTGGTCGACGAGGTCATCGCGGTCAGCGACGCCGACTCCTTCGCCATGACCCGGCGCCTGGCCAAGGAGGAGGGCCTGCTCGTCGGCGGCTCCTGCGGCATGGCGGTCGTCGCCGCCCTGCGCGCGGCGAAGGACCTGCCGGCCGACGCCGTCGTCGTCGTGCTGCTGCCGGACAGCGGTCGCGGGTACATGAGCAAGATCTTCAACGACGAGTGGATGAGCTCCTACGGCTTCATGCACTCCCAGACCGAGACGACGGTCGGCGAGGTCCTGCACAAGAAGGCGGGCGACCTGCCCGCGCTGGTGCACACGCACCCGACCGAGACCGTGCGCGACGCCATCGAGATCCTGCACGAGTACTCGGTGTCGCAGATGCCGGTCGTCAAGGCCGAGCCGCCGGTCATGGCCGGCGAGGTCGCCGGCTCGGTGAGCGAGCGCGCGCTGCTCGAGGCCCTCTTCAACGGCACCGCCCACCTCACCGACCCGGTCGAGAAGCACATGGAGCAGTCGCTGCCGCTCGTCGGCGCGGGCGAGCCCGTCTCGGCCGCGCGGGCCGAGCTCGAGAAGCACGACGCGATCATGGTCGTCGAGGACGGCAAGCCGGTCGGGGTCCTGACCCGCGCCGACCTGCTCATCGCACTGGTCGACTGA
- a CDS encoding SGNH/GDSL hydrolase family protein, whose amino-acid sequence MGRARRARRIAATAAYGGGGLAAGIGALGALGYGVLKVEAMMARRVVGQPFDGAPDDNGVYGAGTGDPVDLVVLGDSSAAGMGCDSPHQTVGAIIGNGVSALTGRPVRLTNTAVVGAESSDLELQLANALDLVPRPDVAVIMVGANDVTHRIDRAVAVRHLEQVVRALRELGTEVVVGTCPDLGTIQPIPQPLRLLGRRFSRDLAAAQTVAVVEAGGRTVSLGDLLGPEFAERPHEMFSEDRFHPSPAGYARAAAALLPSVCAALGVWPEGTGAARTPDSRRGEGVGPVAVAAKYAVMDPGTEVSATDVGGQSRGPRGRWAMLLRRPRGGAAAAAPAAAAEGKAAGSEATGTAGRPADATPVGATDARTRARDTSPTGSGESKPTSPGPAARHTIDTD is encoded by the coding sequence ATGGGCAGGGCTCGACGCGCACGCAGGATCGCCGCGACGGCCGCCTACGGGGGCGGTGGGCTGGCTGCGGGGATCGGTGCGCTGGGGGCGCTCGGGTACGGCGTGCTCAAGGTCGAGGCGATGATGGCGCGCCGCGTCGTCGGCCAGCCGTTCGACGGCGCGCCCGACGACAACGGCGTCTACGGCGCCGGCACCGGCGACCCCGTCGACCTCGTGGTGCTCGGCGACAGCTCCGCGGCGGGCATGGGCTGCGATTCCCCGCACCAGACCGTCGGCGCGATCATCGGCAACGGCGTCAGCGCGCTGACCGGCCGGCCGGTACGCCTCACCAACACCGCCGTGGTCGGGGCGGAGTCCTCCGACCTCGAGCTGCAGCTCGCCAACGCCCTCGACCTGGTCCCCCGGCCCGACGTCGCGGTCATCATGGTCGGCGCCAACGACGTCACCCACCGGATCGACCGGGCCGTGGCCGTCCGCCACCTCGAGCAGGTGGTGCGGGCCCTGCGCGAACTCGGCACCGAGGTCGTCGTCGGCACCTGCCCGGACCTCGGCACCATCCAGCCGATCCCGCAGCCGCTGCGCCTGCTCGGCCGGCGGTTCTCCCGCGACCTCGCGGCGGCCCAGACCGTGGCGGTCGTCGAGGCCGGCGGTCGCACCGTGTCCCTCGGCGACCTGCTCGGCCCCGAGTTCGCCGAGCGCCCGCACGAGATGTTCAGCGAGGACCGCTTCCACCCCTCCCCGGCGGGGTACGCGCGGGCCGCGGCCGCGCTGCTGCCCAGCGTGTGCGCCGCCCTGGGCGTGTGGCCGGAAGGTACGGGCGCGGCACGCACCCCGGACTCCCGCCGCGGTGAGGGCGTCGGACCTGTCGCCGTGGCGGCGAAGTATGCCGTCATGGACCCCGGCACGGAGGTGAGCGCGACCGATGTCGGCGGCCAGAGCCGGGGACCCCGGGGCCGCTGGGCCATGCTGCTGCGCCGCCCGCGCGGTGGCGCGGCCGCGGCTGCCCCCGCTGCGGCAGCCGAGGGGAAGGCGGCGGGCTCCGAGGCGACCGGGACGGCGGGCCGCCCGGCCGACGCGACGCCGGTGGGGGCCACGGACGCCCGGACCCGGGCTCGGGACACATCCCCGACCGGCTCGGGCGAGAGCAAGCCCACATCCCCCGGACCGGCCGCACGGCATACCATCGACACGGACTAA
- a CDS encoding VOC family protein, whose product MADDTAVPIPPKPLLDLVILDCPDALELARFYSEVLGWPLEDGSDRDWSTLVPPGGGLSPENPDGRPALAFQRIDDFETPTWPGGAHPQQFHLDLWAGDIDAAEPAVLAAGARVHDHQPSETGTFRVYTDPAGHPFCLIGRATKAG is encoded by the coding sequence ATGGCCGACGACACCGCTGTCCCGATCCCGCCGAAGCCGCTGCTCGACCTCGTCATCCTCGACTGCCCCGACGCGCTTGAGCTTGCGAGGTTCTACTCCGAGGTCCTCGGCTGGCCCCTGGAGGACGGCTCCGACCGCGACTGGTCGACCCTCGTGCCGCCCGGCGGGGGCCTGTCGCCGGAGAACCCCGATGGGCGTCCGGCGCTGGCGTTCCAGCGCATCGACGACTTCGAGACCCCGACCTGGCCCGGTGGTGCGCACCCGCAGCAGTTCCACCTCGACCTGTGGGCCGGCGACATCGACGCGGCCGAGCCGGCGGTGCTGGCGGCGGGGGCGCGGGTGCACGACCACCAGCCGTCGGAGACGGGCACCTTCCGGGTCTACACCGACCCGGCCGGCCACCCGTTCTGCCTGATCGGCCGGGCCACGAAGGCCGGCTGA
- a CDS encoding DUF1992 domain-containing protein, with the protein MDPWESPVERAIREAQERGEFDNLPGAGKPLRGIGASDVDDPDWWVKGLVQREQLDMTGAMPPAIALRKERQTFPESLLDLRTEESVRAVLEDFNRRVKLDRLRPAVGAMPPLIAPTVDVEDMVGQWRRLREERAEQARAERARAAAAAEVSPGAGTSRAGRRGRAAWIGRLLGRS; encoded by the coding sequence GTGGACCCCTGGGAGTCGCCGGTGGAGCGCGCGATCCGCGAGGCGCAGGAGCGCGGCGAGTTCGACAACCTGCCCGGCGCCGGGAAGCCGCTGCGCGGGATCGGGGCCTCGGACGTCGACGACCCGGACTGGTGGGTCAAGGGCCTGGTGCAGCGCGAGCAGCTCGACATGACCGGGGCGATGCCGCCCGCGATTGCCCTGCGCAAGGAGCGGCAGACCTTCCCCGAGTCGCTGCTCGACCTGCGCACGGAGGAGTCGGTGCGGGCCGTGCTCGAGGACTTCAACCGGCGCGTCAAGCTCGACCGGCTGCGCCCTGCTGTCGGTGCGATGCCGCCGCTGATCGCCCCCACCGTCGACGTCGAGGACATGGTCGGGCAGTGGCGACGCCTGCGGGAGGAGCGGGCCGAGCAGGCGCGCGCCGAACGAGCCCGGGCGGCAGCGGCGGCCGAGGTCAGCCCAGGGGCAGGTACATCACGTGCAGGCCGACGCGGCCGTGCCGCCTGGATTGGAAGGCTCCTGGGACGGTCGTGA
- a CDS encoding MOSC domain-containing protein has product MSLVVVEPGTSLGEVVSIHVAPARRIPTRSVESVVAEAGAGLVGDRYHGSRHRHVTIQSALDLEAAGAALGSVVEPGATRRNLTISGGPVPGKPGTRVRVGEVLLEVVRPAAPCRLLDDWIAPGAMKAMHARGGTVFRILEGGPVRVGDLVVVEAPREERATARGEGAGR; this is encoded by the coding sequence GTGAGCCTGGTCGTCGTCGAGCCCGGGACGTCGCTCGGTGAGGTGGTCTCGATCCACGTCGCACCGGCGCGCCGGATCCCCACGCGGTCCGTGGAGTCGGTGGTCGCGGAGGCGGGTGCCGGACTGGTGGGCGACCGGTACCACGGGTCGCGGCACCGGCACGTGACCATCCAGTCGGCCCTCGACCTCGAGGCGGCAGGTGCAGCCCTGGGGTCGGTCGTCGAGCCCGGCGCGACCCGGCGCAACCTGACGATCTCCGGCGGACCGGTGCCCGGCAAGCCGGGGACGCGGGTGCGGGTGGGGGAGGTGCTGCTGGAGGTCGTTCGACCCGCCGCCCCGTGCCGCCTGCTCGACGACTGGATCGCCCCCGGTGCGATGAAGGCGATGCACGCCCGCGGAGGCACCGTGTTCCGCATCCTCGAGGGCGGGCCGGTGCGCGTCGGCGACCTGGTCGTGGTCGAGGCGCCCCGGGAGGAGCGGGCGACCGCCCGCGGGGAGGGTGCGGGCCGCTGA
- a CDS encoding glutamate mutase L, whose product MPLALAVDFGSTFTKAALVDTGDGRLVATASTPTTIGTDVLDGYRAVLGELARHGTPDEVVACSSAGGGLRLAVVGYERDVTAEAGHRVGLSAGARVEHVAAGRLDGAGVAALRASRPDIVLLVGGTDGGNADVLLHNATRLARARVTAPVVVAGNADAADEVAAVLASTGRTFTVTDNVLPWIGVIAPDAARAAIRAAFLHHVIGGKGLSRGPEFGRLVRAATPDAVLNGVEVLADAVGGDVLVVDIGGATTDVYSVITPQGEDAGLAKDVVAPLWHARTVEADLGMRWNAEGVVAAAAREHLPLPEGLEAYAAQLAAAPGHLPVDDRERGLDLALARTAAVVAVRRHARPPAPGSSPRPLADVAVVVGSGGVLRHAPEVDRDAVLAAVATDHAGGWKVPRGARVVTDTAYLLAAVGLLREEHPEAARALASTVVGGRA is encoded by the coding sequence ATGCCCCTCGCCCTCGCCGTCGACTTCGGGTCGACCTTCACCAAGGCCGCCCTCGTCGACACCGGCGACGGCCGGCTCGTGGCGACGGCCTCGACGCCGACGACCATCGGCACCGACGTCCTCGACGGCTACCGGGCGGTCCTCGGCGAGCTGGCCCGGCACGGCACCCCTGACGAGGTCGTCGCCTGCTCCAGCGCCGGCGGCGGCCTGCGGCTCGCGGTGGTCGGGTACGAGCGCGACGTCACGGCCGAGGCGGGCCACCGGGTCGGGCTCAGCGCGGGGGCCCGGGTCGAGCACGTGGCGGCTGGGCGGCTCGACGGCGCCGGGGTCGCCGCGTTGCGGGCCAGCCGGCCCGACATCGTCCTGCTCGTGGGCGGCACCGACGGCGGCAACGCCGACGTGCTGCTGCACAACGCGACCCGCCTCGCCAGGGCCCGGGTCACGGCGCCCGTCGTCGTGGCCGGGAACGCGGACGCCGCAGACGAGGTCGCCGCGGTGCTGGCCTCGACCGGTCGCACCTTCACGGTCACCGACAACGTCCTGCCCTGGATCGGCGTCATCGCACCCGACGCGGCGCGGGCGGCGATCCGGGCGGCCTTCCTGCACCACGTGATCGGCGGCAAGGGCCTGTCCCGCGGGCCCGAGTTCGGCCGCCTGGTGCGCGCCGCCACCCCCGACGCCGTCCTGAACGGTGTCGAGGTGCTGGCCGACGCGGTCGGCGGCGACGTGCTCGTCGTCGACATCGGCGGGGCCACGACCGACGTCTACTCCGTCATCACGCCGCAGGGCGAGGACGCCGGCCTCGCCAAGGACGTCGTCGCCCCCCTGTGGCACGCCCGCACCGTCGAGGCCGACCTCGGCATGCGCTGGAACGCCGAGGGCGTCGTCGCCGCCGCCGCCCGGGAGCACCTGCCGCTGCCCGAGGGCCTCGAGGCGTATGCCGCGCAGCTGGCGGCCGCCCCCGGCCACCTGCCGGTCGACGACCGCGAGCGGGGGCTCGACCTCGCCCTGGCCCGGACCGCCGCGGTGGTCGCCGTGCGGCGCCACGCGCGTCCGCCGGCCCCCGGCAGCAGCCCGCGTCCCCTGGCGGACGTGGCCGTCGTCGTGGGGTCCGGGGGCGTGCTCCGGCACGCCCCGGAGGTGGACCGGGACGCCGTGCTGGCTGCCGTCGCGACCGACCACGCCGGCGGCTGGAAGGTCCCGCGCGGGGCGCGGGTGGTGACCGACACGGCATACCTGCTCGCGGCGGTGGGGCTGCTCCGCGAGGAGCACCCGGAAGCGGCTCGGGCGCTGGCCTCGACCGTTGTCGGTGGTCGGGCCTAG
- a CDS encoding cystathionine gamma-synthase: MSDDARQQGFSTRAIHAGQEPDAGTGAVITPIFQVSTYKQDGIGGFRGGYEYSRSANPTRTALEECFAALEGGVRGFAFSSGLAGQDTVLRALLAPGDHVVVPNDAYGGTYRLFNKVLTPWGVEHSIAPMGDVDAVRAAIRPGATKIVWVETPTNPLLGIADIEALAAVAHEAGALLVVDNTFASPYLQQPLSLGADIVTHSTTKYCGGHSDVVGGAVVVGHDIAVPGYADAADRIAFHQNSMGAVAGPMDAWLVLRGLKTLAVRMEKHSDNAERVVEFLSGHPAVKAVHYPGLASHPGHEVAKKQMRRFGGMISFQVKAGEDVAVKVCGETQLWTLGESLGGVESLIEHPARMTHASVAGTELEVPADLIRLSCGIEDVDDLIADLGQALDRLG, encoded by the coding sequence ATGAGCGACGACGCGCGGCAGCAGGGGTTCTCGACCAGGGCGATCCACGCCGGGCAGGAGCCCGATGCGGGGACCGGTGCGGTCATCACGCCGATCTTCCAGGTCTCGACCTACAAGCAGGACGGCATCGGCGGCTTCCGCGGCGGGTACGAGTACTCGCGCTCGGCGAACCCCACCCGCACGGCGCTCGAGGAGTGCTTCGCCGCCCTGGAGGGCGGTGTCCGCGGGTTCGCGTTCTCCTCCGGGCTCGCCGGCCAGGACACCGTGCTGCGCGCCCTGCTCGCACCCGGTGACCACGTGGTCGTCCCCAACGACGCGTACGGCGGCACCTACCGCCTGTTCAACAAGGTCCTCACGCCCTGGGGCGTCGAGCACTCGATCGCGCCCATGGGCGACGTCGACGCCGTCCGCGCGGCCATCCGGCCCGGGGCGACGAAGATCGTCTGGGTCGAGACGCCGACCAACCCGCTGCTCGGCATCGCCGACATCGAGGCGCTCGCGGCCGTGGCGCACGAGGCCGGCGCGCTGCTCGTCGTCGACAACACGTTCGCCAGCCCGTACCTGCAGCAGCCGCTGTCGCTCGGCGCCGACATCGTCACCCACTCGACGACCAAGTACTGCGGCGGCCACTCCGACGTCGTCGGTGGCGCGGTCGTCGTCGGCCATGACATCGCGGTGCCGGGGTACGCCGACGCGGCCGACCGGATCGCCTTCCACCAGAACTCGATGGGCGCGGTCGCAGGACCGATGGACGCGTGGCTCGTGCTGCGCGGCCTCAAGACGCTCGCGGTCCGCATGGAGAAGCACAGCGACAACGCCGAGCGGGTCGTGGAGTTCCTGAGCGGCCACCCGGCGGTGAAGGCCGTGCACTACCCGGGCCTGGCGAGCCACCCCGGCCACGAGGTCGCGAAGAAGCAGATGCGCCGGTTCGGCGGGATGATCTCGTTCCAGGTCAAGGCGGGCGAGGACGTCGCCGTCAAGGTCTGCGGCGAGACCCAGCTGTGGACCCTCGGCGAGTCGCTCGGCGGCGTCGAGTCGCTCATCGAGCACCCGGCCAGGATGACCCACGCGTCCGTCGCGGGCACCGAGCTCGAGGTGCCGGCCGACCTGATCCGCCTGTCCTGCGGCATCGAGGACGTCGACGACCTCATCGCCGACCTCGGCCAGGCCCTCGACCGGCTCGGCTGA